The following proteins come from a genomic window of Macadamia integrifolia cultivar HAES 741 chromosome 14, SCU_Mint_v3, whole genome shotgun sequence:
- the LOC122060805 gene encoding arabinogalactan protein 16-like, translating into MAVLMAPTPVPAPTSDGTSIDQAIAYVLMLVTLVLTYLIHPLDASSYSLFE; encoded by the coding sequence atggcggtTCTGATGGCTCCTACTCCTGTTCCTGCCCCAACTAGTGATGGGACATCGATAGACCAAGCTATTGCATATGtgttgatgttggtcactctaGTGCTCACATACCTCATCCATCCCCTTGATGCCTCATCATATAGTTTGTTCGAATAA